In a genomic window of Zingiber officinale cultivar Zhangliang chromosome 9B, Zo_v1.1, whole genome shotgun sequence:
- the LOC122025694 gene encoding 7-deoxyloganetin glucosyltransferase-like: MVMGEAPNQPEKKPHAVCIPYPAQGYVTPMMKLAKLLRFYGFRITFVNTHFNHKRLLRSGAVVPSEADDPGFRFESIPDGLPPSDTDATQDIPSLCDSISKHALLPFLDLLRRLNSDDDDAPPVSCIVSDGVMSFTLDAARKLRIPEVVFWTTSACGFMGYLHYQHLIDRGLTPFKHESDITNGFLDTPIDWVPGMKNMRLRDFPSFIRTTDRDDIMLNYCNRQAQRSALAAAVIFNTFDELEGPVLEAMAAIQPPIYTVGPLSLLLQHHQIPDALASLRSNLWKEESGCLEWLDGRAPGSVVYVNFGSITVMSNEQLVEFAWGLADSDYEFLWVIRPDLVRGHAAVLPAEFVEKTRERGMLASWCPQEEVLGHSAVGGFLTHSGWNSTLESIVGGVPMLSWPFFAEQQTNCRYACTEWGNGMEIDNNVKREEVEGLIRELMGNEDKGREMRRRAVGWKEAADRAARPGGSSFFNLARLVDLLRRF; the protein is encoded by the exons ATGGTCATGGGTGAAGCTCCGAATCAGCCGGAGAAGAAGCCTCACGCGGTGTGCATCCCGTACCCCGCTCAGGGTTACGTCACGCCGATGATGAAGCTGGCTAAGCTCCTACGCTTCTACGGCTTCCGCATCACCTTCGTCAACACCCACTTCAACCACAAACGCCTGCTCCGCTCCGGCGCCGTCGTCCCTTCGGAGGCTGACGACCCGGGTTTCCGCTTCGAGTCCATCCCCGACGGCCTCCCGCCCTCCGACACCGATGCCACGCAGGATATCCCCTCCCTCTGTGACTCCATCTCTAAGCACGCGCTCCTGCCGTTTCTCGACCTCCTGCGCCGCCTTAACTCCGATGACGACGACGCGCCGCCCGTCTCCTGCATCGTCTCCGACGGCGTCATGAGCTTCACCCTGGACGCCGCCAGGAAGCTCCGCATCCCTGAGGTCGTCTTCTGGACTACCAGCGCCTGCGGCTTCATGGGCTACCTCCACTACCAACACCTCATCGACCGCGGCCTCACGCCCTTCAAAC ACGAAAGCGACATCACGAACGGATTCTTGGACACTCCGATCGATTGGGTGCCGGGAATGAAGAACATGCGGCTGAGGGACTTCCCGTCCTTCATCCGGACCACAGACCGGGACGACATCATGCTCAACTACTGCAACCGACAGGCACAGCGCTCCGCCCTCGCTGCAGCGGTAATCTTTAATACTTTCGACGAGCTGGAAGGACCGGTCCTGGAGGCGATGGCGGCGATCCAGCCCCCGATCTACACTGTCGGCCCGCTCTCCTTGCTGCTCCAGCACCACCAGATTCCTGACGCCCTCGCCTCGCTCCGCTCCAACCTTTGGAAGGAGGAGAGCGGGTGCTTGGAGTGGCTGGACGGCCGCGCGCCGGGCTCGGTGGTGTACGTCAACTTCGGGAGCATAACGGTGATGAGCAACGAGCAGCTGGTGGAGTTCGCGTGGGGGCTGGCGGACTCAGATTACGAGTTCCTGTGGGTGATCCGGCCGGATCTGGTGCGGGGGCACGCGGCGGTGCTACCGGCGGAGTTCGTGGAGAAGACTCGGGAGCGCGGGATGCTGGCCAGCTGGTGCCCGCAGGAGGAGGTGCTGGGCCACTCCGCCGTGGGAGGGTTTCTGACGCACAGCGGCTGGAACTCGACGCTGGAGAGCATCGTCGGCGGGGTGCCGATGCTGTCGTGGCCCTTCTTCGCGGAGCAGCAGACCAACTGCAGGTACGCGTGTACGGAGTGGGGAAACGGTATGGAGATCGACAACAACGTGAAGAGGGAGGAAGTGGAGGGGCTGATAAGGGAGCTGATGGGGAACGAGGATAAGGGGAGGGAGATGAGGAGGAGGGCGGTGGGGTGGAAGGAGGCGGCGGACAGGGCGGCGCGGCCCGGGGGTTCGTCGTTCTTCAACCTGGCGAGATTGGTCGACCTGCTGCGACGCTTCTGA